A window from Chlamydia gallinacea 08-1274/3 encodes these proteins:
- the truA gene encoding tRNA pseudouridine(38-40) synthase TruA has protein sequence MTRVVLLIAYQGTAYAGWQRQPNALSVQEVLETALSRVIGRPLVVTASGRTDAGVHAYGQVAHFSQPDHPAFAQAAQIKKMLNALLPKDIVIRDVVITNTNFHSRFHVVAKEYRYSLTRLSKPLPWQRYFYYSPRHILKTDLMRQGAQYLLGTHDFASFANLGREYTSTVRTLFALDIIEENDTVIIICKGNGFLYKMVRNIVGSLLDISRQKYPPEFLIEILNKKNRRQGPPAAPSYALSLHHTCYRQPYQWFCSPTCAIKSQKDGK, from the coding sequence ATGACTCGCGTTGTTTTACTCATTGCCTATCAAGGAACTGCCTATGCTGGATGGCAAAGACAACCTAATGCTCTCTCAGTTCAAGAAGTATTGGAAACAGCATTATCCCGCGTTATTGGCCGTCCTCTTGTTGTCACGGCCTCAGGAAGAACAGATGCTGGTGTCCATGCTTACGGTCAAGTCGCCCATTTCTCGCAACCCGATCATCCGGCATTTGCACAAGCTGCACAAATAAAAAAAATGCTCAATGCTCTCCTGCCCAAAGATATTGTTATTCGTGATGTCGTCATCACCAACACAAATTTTCACTCACGTTTTCATGTTGTGGCTAAAGAATACCGCTACTCTCTAACACGCCTAAGCAAGCCGCTTCCTTGGCAACGTTATTTTTATTATTCTCCTCGGCATATTTTAAAAACTGATCTTATGCGTCAAGGCGCTCAATACCTACTAGGAACTCACGATTTTGCTTCTTTCGCTAACCTAGGACGAGAATATACTTCTACAGTAAGGACCTTATTCGCCTTGGATATCATTGAGGAAAACGACACAGTAATAATTATCTGTAAAGGCAATGGCTTTTTATACAAAATGGTAAGAAATATTGTTGGATCGCTTCTAGATATTAGCAGACAAAAGTACCCCCCAGAATTTCTAATAGAAATCTTAAATAAGAAAAATCGCAGACAAGGTCCCCCAGCAGCACCTAGCTATGCTTTATCTTTGCATCATACTTGCTATCGTCAACCCTACCAGTGGTTTTGTTCACCTACATGTGCCATTAAATCACAGAAAGATGGGAAATAA
- the ispD gene encoding 2-C-methyl-D-erythritol 4-phosphate cytidylyltransferase, protein MDTNCSLVLLSGGKGTRFKASQPKQYFPLQGKPLVLHALDAALQIKEITEIIVVSHPDYYDVFSPYPIKLAPAGILRQDSVLSGLQKVSHPWVLIHDGVRPFLYPDDISQLLKKAQETGAAALASEIPYTIKQRDPVKTINRDQLAMIHTPQCLKTTTLVEGISFAQKHHLILNDDTQAAELLGMPISLVFTSHPQIKITYPKDLAIAQALL, encoded by the coding sequence ATGGACACTAACTGCTCGTTAGTTCTGCTTAGTGGAGGAAAAGGCACACGCTTCAAAGCTTCTCAGCCCAAACAGTACTTCCCTTTACAAGGGAAACCTCTGGTTCTTCATGCTTTAGATGCAGCTTTACAAATCAAAGAAATTACCGAAATTATTGTTGTCAGCCACCCAGACTATTATGATGTTTTCTCCCCCTATCCTATAAAGCTAGCACCCGCAGGAATCCTCCGCCAAGACTCTGTCCTTTCAGGACTACAAAAAGTTTCTCATCCTTGGGTGCTCATTCATGATGGTGTACGTCCCTTTCTCTATCCAGATGATATCTCTCAACTTTTAAAAAAAGCACAGGAAACAGGCGCTGCAGCCCTAGCTTCCGAAATTCCCTACACTATAAAACAACGCGATCCTGTGAAAACAATTAACCGAGATCAGCTAGCCATGATTCACACACCACAATGCTTAAAAACCACTACTCTTGTAGAAGGGATTTCTTTTGCGCAAAAACACCACCTAATCCTTAACGACGATACACAAGCTGCTGAACTCCTAGGCATGCCGATTTCTTTAGTGTTCACGTCTCATCCACAAATTAAAATTACCTATCCTAAAGATTTAGCCATAGCCCAAGCATTACTATGA
- the lpxG gene encoding UDP-2,3-diacylglucosamine diphosphatase LpxG has product MVGFTILSSAAVSLAVFSWANFIEPNHLKTSHLTWKLPKKYAYLHGLRIVHISDLHFQKNVPSRFLKKVSKQITDLSPDILIFSGDFICRSQMEHKGRLEAFLNTLHAPLGVYASLGNHDYQEYVSRNTQGNIDIIPKSKSQPLKRAYVSIAQGLFGSNHYYFAEKLQPQPPHQELIHVLKNTPIRLLHNESYVIPDMINVVGLGDLFAKQFCPQHAFTNYNPTLPGIILSHNPDTAHTLADYPGDFIFSGHTHGSQIWLPWPKIANKMLNKISGLENPHLIRGLFLLPDGKTQLYVNRGLGGLKRLRLLSPPEICLLRCIYGH; this is encoded by the coding sequence ATTGTGGGATTTACTATTTTATCCTCAGCAGCAGTTTCTTTGGCTGTCTTTTCTTGGGCTAATTTTATAGAGCCAAATCATTTGAAAACATCTCATCTTACCTGGAAATTGCCAAAAAAGTATGCCTATTTACACGGCTTACGCATCGTACATATTTCTGATCTCCATTTCCAAAAGAATGTGCCCTCCAGATTTCTTAAAAAAGTTTCTAAACAAATCACTGACCTCTCTCCCGATATTCTTATATTTTCTGGAGACTTTATTTGCCGCTCGCAGATGGAACATAAGGGACGATTAGAAGCTTTCCTAAATACTCTTCATGCTCCTTTAGGAGTATACGCTTCCCTAGGGAATCATGATTATCAAGAATATGTTTCCAGGAATACCCAAGGAAATATCGACATCATTCCCAAAAGTAAAAGTCAACCTTTGAAACGCGCATATGTCTCAATTGCTCAAGGACTTTTTGGTTCAAATCACTACTATTTTGCAGAAAAACTACAACCACAACCTCCCCATCAAGAATTAATCCACGTATTAAAAAATACTCCTATTCGTCTGCTACATAATGAAAGTTACGTAATTCCTGATATGATCAATGTTGTGGGGTTAGGCGATCTCTTTGCTAAACAATTCTGTCCCCAACACGCGTTTACTAACTACAACCCCACGTTACCGGGTATTATCCTTTCTCATAATCCGGATACCGCGCATACACTAGCAGATTATCCCGGAGACTTTATTTTTTCAGGGCATACCCATGGATCACAAATCTGGCTTCCTTGGCCAAAAATTGCCAATAAAATGTTAAACAAAATTTCAGGATTAGAAAATCCTCACTTAATACGCGGGCTTTTCCTATTACCTGACGGAAAAACACAATTATATGTAAATCGTGGCTTAGGAGGATTAAAACGACTCCGATTGCTATCTCCTCCAGAAATTTGTTTACTCAGGTGTATCTATGGACACTAA
- a CDS encoding SWIB/MDM2 domain-containing protein produces MSEKNKNSAFMNPVNISSELAVIVGKGPMPRTEIVKKVWEYIKKHNLQDPKNKRNILPDSNLAKVFGSSSTMDMFQMTKALSKHITK; encoded by the coding sequence ATGAGTGAAAAAAATAAAAACTCTGCTTTTATGAACCCTGTCAATATTTCCTCTGAATTGGCAGTTATTGTTGGCAAGGGACCTATGCCCCGCACTGAAATTGTGAAAAAAGTTTGGGAATATATTAAAAAACATAACTTACAAGACCCAAAGAATAAACGAAATATCCTTCCGGATAGCAATCTAGCTAAAGTCTTTGGTTCGTCAAGCACAATGGATATGTTCCAAATGACAAAAGCTCTCTCTAAACATATCACAAAATAA
- the prfB gene encoding peptide chain release factor 2 (programmed frameshift), whose amino-acid sequence MHESLDKRLEALLVGLDLAGGFFDLTSKTQELTQLEEKTLCEGFWQDASQAGKVSERISFLRRQISSYHELKQKVEDLAFFLNDNDAIANPEFRKDLEKEFAYCERILAEWETQRLLSGEVDKNACFLTINAGAGGTESCDWVEMLYRMYVRWAASHQWRVESIDRLDGDVAGIKHITMKISGEYAYGYAKAERGVHRLVRISPFDSNAKRHTSFASVDVYPEIDDRIEIDIRQNDLRIDTYRSSGAGGQHVNVTDSAVRITHLPTGIVVSCQSERSQIQNRESCMKMLRARIYQQILQERLEKQLLDRKNKKEIAWGSQIRNYVFHPYTLVKDVRTGYETGNVQAMMDGELLDDFIKAYLVEYGEVS is encoded by the exons ATGCATGAAAGTTTAGATAAGCGGTTGGAAGCTCTATTGGTAGGCTTAGATTTGGCC GGAGGTTTTTTTGACCTCACAAGTAAGACACAAGAACTAACACAACTTGAAGAGAAGACTTTGTGTGAGGGGTTTTGGCAAGATGCCTCTCAGGCAGGAAAAGTTTCTGAACGTATTTCGTTTTTAAGACGTCAAATTTCTAGTTACCATGAATTAAAGCAAAAGGTAGAAGATCTTGCTTTTTTCTTAAATGATAATGATGCTATTGCGAATCCAGAGTTTCGGAAAGATTTAGAAAAAGAATTTGCCTATTGCGAGCGTATCCTTGCTGAGTGGGAAACACAACGTTTATTATCTGGAGAAGTAGATAAAAATGCATGTTTTCTGACGATTAATGCAGGGGCAGGAGGAACAGAGTCTTGTGATTGGGTAGAGATGCTTTATCGGATGTATGTTCGTTGGGCAGCCAGTCATCAATGGCGTGTGGAAAGTATCGATCGTTTGGATGGTGATGTTGCGGGCATAAAGCATATTACCATGAAGATTTCTGGAGAGTATGCTTATGGGTATGCTAAGGCAGAGCGTGGAGTACATCGGTTAGTTCGTATTTCTCCTTTTGATAGCAATGCAAAGCGTCATACAAGTTTTGCTTCTGTGGATGTATATCCTGAAATTGATGACCGGATAGAAATTGATATTCGTCAGAATGACTTGCGTATTGATACGTACCGTTCTTCTGGGGCTGGTGGGCAACACGTCAATGTGACGGATTCTGCCGTGCGGATTACTCATTTACCTACGGGTATTGTTGTGTCTTGTCAAAGTGAACGTAGTCAGATCCAAAATCGAGAAAGCTGTATGAAAATGCTACGAGCACGGATATATCAACAGATCCTTCAGGAGCGATTGGAAAAGCAACTTCTTGATAGAAAAAATAAAAAAGAAATTGCTTGGGGTTCACAAATTCGTAATTATGTTTTTCATCCCTACACCTTGGTAAAAGATGTGCGCACAGGATATGAGACAGGAAATGTACAGGCAATGATGGATGGGGAGTTATTAGATGATTTCATTAAAGCATATTTAGTAGAATACGGAGAAGTCTCGTGA
- a CDS encoding GNAT family N-acetyltransferase has product MEEDKGTGVPGLEIRYTLPSDGTYMQQWLNDPKILRGFPLKTEAEIRDSVNFWVGFYRYHSSLTAVYKGEVSGVATLILNPYIKVSHHALISIIVGEPYRNRGIGTALLNNLCHLAKTRFHLEILYLEVYEENPAISLYKRFGFIEVGRQKRFYKDEIGYLAKITMEKDL; this is encoded by the coding sequence ATGGAAGAAGATAAGGGGACAGGAGTTCCTGGACTAGAAATCCGTTATACATTGCCTAGTGATGGGACTTACATGCAGCAGTGGTTAAATGACCCTAAGATTCTTCGTGGGTTCCCATTGAAAACGGAAGCAGAAATTCGTGATAGTGTGAATTTTTGGGTAGGTTTTTATCGTTATCATAGTAGTTTAACTGCTGTGTATAAAGGAGAAGTTTCCGGGGTTGCTACACTGATTTTAAATCCCTATATTAAAGTTTCTCACCATGCATTAATCTCAATTATTGTGGGAGAGCCTTATCGTAATCGGGGGATAGGCACAGCTTTATTAAATAATTTGTGCCATTTAGCAAAGACACGCTTCCATTTAGAGATTCTCTACTTAGAGGTATATGAGGAGAATCCGGCTATCAGTTTATATAAGCGCTTTGGTTTTATAGAAGTAGGGAGACAAAAGCGATTTTATAAGGATGAAATCGGTTATCTTGCAAAGATTACTATGGAGAAGGATCTATAA
- a CDS encoding YebC/PmpR family DNA-binding transcriptional regulator: MAGHSKWANTKYRKERADHKKGKIFSRTIKELMAAVKSGGPDPKTNARLRVIIQKARDQNIPNENIERNLKKASSSDQKNFETVTYELYGYGGVGIIVEAMTDNKNRTASDMRIAVNKRGGSLVEPGSVLYNFSRKGACYVPKNAIDESTLLSHVVDIGAEDLESDDEEFFVVLCDPAELATIKEKLVALGVPCSEEKLIYLPLRLVDCDEKDGEANLALVTWLENIDDVDDVYHNMA; this comes from the coding sequence ATGGCGGGACACAGTAAGTGGGCCAATACCAAATATCGTAAAGAACGAGCGGATCATAAAAAAGGAAAAATTTTTTCGCGAACGATAAAGGAACTCATGGCTGCTGTGAAAAGTGGAGGGCCCGATCCGAAAACGAATGCTCGCTTACGAGTTATTATACAAAAAGCGCGAGATCAAAATATTCCTAATGAGAATATTGAAAGGAATTTAAAAAAGGCTTCGAGTTCAGATCAAAAAAACTTCGAAACAGTTACCTACGAGCTCTATGGTTATGGAGGCGTAGGAATTATTGTTGAAGCGATGACAGATAATAAAAATCGCACAGCATCGGATATGCGTATTGCAGTGAATAAGCGTGGAGGTTCTCTAGTAGAACCTGGAAGTGTTCTTTACAATTTCTCAAGGAAAGGCGCATGCTACGTTCCTAAAAATGCTATAGATGAATCTACTCTTCTTTCTCATGTCGTTGATATAGGAGCCGAAGATTTAGAGAGTGATGATGAAGAGTTTTTTGTTGTTCTCTGTGATCCTGCAGAACTCGCTACGATTAAAGAAAAGCTTGTTGCTTTGGGAGTCCCTTGTTCTGAAGAAAAACTTATTTATCTTCCCTTACGTCTTGTAGATTGTGATGAAAAAGACGGGGAGGCTAATCTTGCTTTGGTCACCTGGTTAGAAAACATTGATGATGTGGATGATGTGTATCACAATATGGCATAA
- the tarP gene encoding type III secretion system actin-recruiting effector Tarp: protein MTSPINNNTSTTSITTTTTAAPTVTVSTLGDHSITSVGSGAAASTAENVSSTAESVVSQSGSSSSTDSVIFTKEHSVTTTSSGTTQTTATAASLTGRRILLGDRSRSESTSSSDSDNSISSDSTVEGAPGGENPVNTETDLGNLAGLRGTVVTEGAERAEGPGGLPDLQLPSYDPTDKSSILKFLSTPSVQAKLVTKGGHIVYRDHARGSFIFVRNGDWSTACSIAVTNGRTKAPITDVGELDRCVARFCVGYETFQGDFENRVRPNIEGRTGETGDYSHLLMSMKFKTVVVYGPWNQREASGNYTPSVWRRGTKVESGEIWGDMGGFDGINWNTTTRPPQDDGISFASETHRPSGGVPPTPSGIQIPTININLGGIHTRVDVTGGTTSTSVSTGGATGDDQVSNNNNVSDENTGSVEETSSESAFISEEGSGGKDVEAGPPLPPGPPPPSQKGTNITGMSSQTLTEVLSHVRQHLDTVYDQEGNHHQGNQDLGTVVRTTENGTWQPTVLLNKNPQTDNTSETNNDNDDQGPGALQGSPSDVNRDAKISDSQDSRRIGGGNNDDDELTHILSHVRSHLDVVYPQENGGNAIPVNQNLGNVIDAVESGKKPEPTKPETITIETTSQSSRTSKTNSTEEGVNTKGKGPRTDSKPTTSKLITPQQGPEPTPLEHLLPRLRAHLDQSFDRQGNLIGNRGKSVGGIISDFRARTGSGGLVGSLLAHTVVTSTTPQQSATIEQLPRAQTAQVLSAEEGGSQLKEAAAEVTSSLSSLLSAATPATTGRTVSTPEPETQTAVSESVGGTREMASPLSSGSPSELPQAAAAVTQTLSAVVNRLTLMQAGQTMNEAISNAEDSSSNSQGLQLMQAARQVAQQLSATLDKVTE, encoded by the coding sequence ATGACTTCTCCTATTAATAATAATACGTCTACGACAAGTATTACCACTACAACAACGGCTGCACCTACAGTAACAGTCTCAACGTTAGGGGATCATAGTATAACATCCGTTGGCTCAGGAGCTGCTGCAAGCACGGCTGAAAATGTAAGTTCTACAGCAGAATCAGTGGTTTCACAATCAGGATCCTCATCCTCAACAGATAGCGTAATTTTTACAAAAGAACATTCGGTTACGACAACAAGTTCAGGAACTACACAAACTACAGCTACAGCAGCTAGCCTTACGGGTAGACGTATTCTTCTTGGAGATCGCTCTAGAAGCGAAAGCACTTCAAGTAGTGATAGTGATAATTCTATATCCTCAGATAGTACAGTAGAAGGAGCACCAGGAGGAGAAAATCCTGTCAACACTGAGACAGATCTAGGAAATCTTGCAGGACTCAGAGGAACTGTAGTCACCGAAGGGGCAGAACGTGCTGAGGGGCCTGGAGGCCTCCCCGACCTGCAACTCCCTTCTTATGATCCTACAGACAAGAGTTCGATTTTAAAATTCCTTTCGACTCCTTCTGTACAAGCTAAGCTTGTCACTAAAGGAGGCCATATCGTCTATCGCGACCATGCACGAGGAAGTTTTATTTTTGTAAGAAATGGGGATTGGAGTACCGCGTGTTCAATAGCCGTTACTAATGGAAGAACCAAAGCTCCTATTACTGATGTTGGTGAATTAGACAGATGTGTCGCGCGGTTTTGTGTTGGTTATGAAACTTTCCAAGGTGATTTTGAAAACCGAGTACGCCCCAATATAGAAGGGCGCACAGGAGAAACTGGAGACTACTCTCATCTATTAATGAGTATGAAATTTAAAACTGTAGTTGTTTACGGTCCCTGGAATCAAAGGGAAGCTAGTGGTAATTATACTCCTTCTGTATGGCGCCGGGGAACAAAAGTAGAGTCTGGAGAAATTTGGGGTGACATGGGTGGATTTGATGGTATTAACTGGAATACCACAACACGTCCTCCACAAGATGATGGCATCTCCTTCGCTAGTGAAACACATAGGCCTTCGGGTGGGGTTCCCCCAACTCCTTCAGGAATACAAATACCTACAATTAATATTAATTTGGGAGGCATTCATACTCGTGTAGATGTTACTGGTGGAACAACCTCAACATCGGTATCCACAGGAGGAGCTACAGGTGATGATCAGGTATCCAATAATAATAATGTATCAGATGAAAATACTGGTAGCGTAGAAGAAACTAGCAGTGAATCCGCATTTATTTCTGAAGAGGGTAGTGGTGGCAAAGATGTCGAAGCAGGGCCTCCTCTACCCCCAGGGCCTCCCCCACCATCTCAAAAAGGCACAAATATTACGGGAATGTCATCACAAACCCTCACAGAAGTTTTATCTCATGTGAGACAACACTTAGACACTGTCTACGATCAAGAAGGTAACCATCACCAAGGGAACCAAGATTTAGGCACTGTAGTGAGAACAACAGAAAATGGAACCTGGCAACCTACAGTATTACTAAATAAAAATCCACAAACTGACAATACCAGCGAAACAAATAACGATAATGATGACCAAGGTCCAGGAGCACTACAGGGTAGTCCTAGTGATGTTAACCGTGATGCAAAGATTAGTGACTCTCAAGATTCCAGACGTATTGGGGGTGGGAACAACGATGATGATGAACTTACACATATTCTAAGTCATGTTCGTAGCCACCTAGATGTTGTCTATCCCCAAGAAAACGGAGGAAACGCAATTCCTGTGAATCAAAATCTGGGTAATGTTATTGATGCTGTGGAGTCAGGGAAAAAACCAGAACCTACTAAGCCGGAAACGATAACTATAGAAACAACAAGTCAAAGCTCTAGAACATCAAAAACAAATTCTACAGAAGAAGGGGTAAATACTAAAGGAAAGGGACCCAGAACTGACTCTAAACCAACAACATCGAAACTGATTACTCCTCAACAAGGTCCTGAACCCACACCTTTAGAGCATTTACTACCGAGACTAAGAGCCCATTTAGATCAAAGTTTTGATAGACAAGGAAATTTAATTGGAAATCGAGGAAAATCTGTGGGAGGGATTATTTCTGATTTCCGAGCAAGGACAGGATCAGGAGGTCTGGTCGGCTCCCTACTAGCCCACACTGTAGTGACTTCAACAACTCCACAACAGAGTGCAACTATAGAACAATTACCGCGCGCTCAAACAGCACAAGTACTCTCAGCAGAAGAAGGAGGATCTCAACTCAAGGAGGCCGCAGCAGAAGTAACTAGTAGCCTATCTTCATTATTAAGCGCAGCAACACCTGCAACAACAGGGAGAACGGTAAGCACACCAGAACCCGAGACACAAACAGCAGTTTCAGAGTCAGTAGGTGGAACCAGAGAAATGGCATCTCCTCTTTCAAGTGGATCTCCTTCAGAACTGCCTCAAGCAGCAGCAGCAGTCACTCAAACTTTAAGTGCTGTAGTTAATCGCCTCACTTTAATGCAAGCGGGACAAACGATGAACGAGGCTATTTCAAATGCAGAAGACTCCTCTTCTAACAGTCAAGGGTTACAACTTATGCAGGCAGCAAGGCAAGTAGCCCAGCAGCTATCGGCAACCTTAGATAAAGTAACAGAGTAA
- the murA gene encoding UDP-N-acetylglucosamine 1-carboxyvinyltransferase, with amino-acid sequence MLAAEIFGGCSLQGAVRVSGAKNSATKLLVASLLSNRKCILRNIPDIGDVRLTVELCQSLGSQVLWDKQEEIIEIQTPEIHVTQVSAQFSRVNRVPILLLGALIARCPEGIQVPSIGGDAIGERSLNFHIEGLEKLGAQVFYDEGQERYCARAPQGLFGTYVTLPYPSVGATENLILAAARAQGRTIIKNAALEVEILDLILFLQKAGVEITAGNDRTIEIFGCKDFYEVDHWVISDKIEAASFGMAAVVTGGRVFVENAVQDTMIPFLKTLRSVGGGFSVQNKGIEFFYNGPLRGGIVVETDVHPGFVTDWQQPFSVLLSQAQGSSVIHETVHENRLGYLQGLQKMGASCQLFHQCLSSKACRYSTGNFPHSAVIHGGTPLKAAHLVIPDLRAGFAYIMAALIAKGSSIIDNIQILDRGYYNWIEKLRALGAQIYLVEPAIL; translated from the coding sequence ATGCTGGCAGCAGAGATCTTCGGTGGATGTTCACTTCAAGGCGCAGTACGCGTTTCTGGAGCAAAAAACTCTGCAACTAAGTTGCTTGTAGCTTCATTATTATCTAATCGTAAATGCATATTACGTAATATTCCTGATATTGGCGATGTTCGTTTAACAGTAGAACTTTGCCAATCCCTAGGTTCTCAGGTGCTTTGGGATAAACAGGAAGAAATCATTGAAATTCAAACTCCTGAGATCCATGTGACTCAGGTGTCAGCACAGTTTTCTCGAGTAAATCGTGTCCCCATTTTATTATTGGGGGCTCTTATAGCTCGTTGCCCCGAGGGTATTCAGGTTCCTAGTATTGGGGGGGATGCGATCGGAGAGCGTTCGTTAAATTTTCATATCGAGGGATTGGAAAAACTGGGTGCCCAAGTATTTTATGATGAGGGACAGGAAAGATATTGTGCACGAGCTCCTCAAGGCCTTTTTGGCACCTATGTAACTCTGCCTTATCCTTCTGTAGGCGCTACGGAAAATCTTATCTTAGCTGCTGCTCGTGCTCAGGGAAGAACAATAATTAAGAATGCAGCTTTAGAAGTCGAGATTCTAGATCTTATTTTATTTTTGCAGAAAGCAGGGGTAGAGATCACAGCGGGAAATGATCGCACCATTGAAATTTTTGGCTGTAAAGATTTTTATGAGGTGGATCATTGGGTGATTTCCGATAAGATTGAGGCTGCGTCATTTGGAATGGCAGCTGTAGTGACTGGGGGGAGGGTTTTTGTTGAGAATGCTGTTCAGGATACCATGATTCCCTTTTTAAAGACATTACGCTCTGTAGGGGGAGGATTTTCAGTACAGAATAAGGGCATTGAATTTTTTTATAACGGCCCCTTACGGGGAGGAATTGTTGTAGAGACAGATGTACATCCGGGGTTTGTTACCGATTGGCAGCAGCCTTTCTCTGTCCTTCTTTCCCAAGCTCAGGGGTCTTCTGTGATTCACGAAACTGTTCATGAAAATCGTTTGGGATATCTCCAGGGATTACAGAAAATGGGCGCGAGTTGTCAATTATTTCATCAATGCTTGAGTTCAAAAGCGTGCCGTTATTCAACAGGGAACTTTCCTCATAGTGCAGTTATTCATGGAGGAACGCCTTTGAAAGCAGCGCATTTAGTTATTCCTGATCTTCGTGCGGGATTTGCTTATATTATGGCTGCGCTCATCGCTAAAGGATCTTCTATAATAGACAATATCCAGATACTTGATCGGGGATATTACAATTGGATAGAGAAGCTTAGAGCCCTGGGCGCGCAAATATATTTAGTAGAGCCAGCTATTTTATAG